One Oreochromis niloticus isolate F11D_XX linkage group LG16, O_niloticus_UMD_NMBU, whole genome shotgun sequence genomic window carries:
- the mcm3ap gene encoding germinal-center associated nuclear protein isoform X3, with protein MNPPNPFGSVQVGAFQTSSSSVKPSQLSSFGQQSSSTQAPQSVGFFGQPPPHGSNIFGQSPAFGQPSAQASAFGQPSAQASAFGQPSAQASAFGQPSAQASAFGQPSAQASAFGQPSSQASAFGQPSSQASAFGQPSAQASAFGQPSAQASAFGQPSAQASAFGQPSAQASAFGQPSAQASAFGQPSAQASAFGQPSAQASLFGKPPSGVSSTGFGGGTTPAFGQTGGPGQSSMFGQTPAFGQASGFGKQPPAIGQQPSGFGSPLRPAVSQPQPLGFGQPSSSSTSATTNTSLRGPGQNRSFAPSEFSFRPANEALFKPIFSASPEPTNPTTTSLSNSAFGGSQTTSSTTTTSDFPLLPKSESLDFSFSEPASAPSISSQSNPLSTDSSSGPATTLQFTFSQPATLTSSSTKAATTEPTTPSSFSFTPKTLQPQAAQLFAGTTFGQSSAFSETKTKEEASTDVKVHTSQGDISIFARLGKGTKRKDDPSISSTGLEKSAVPEEDVPPEADSLRHPPKRPLMRSRGPPRGLFSRALSSLRKDGAKPVRREAANKQEREEVQTQSGDFFVTPPAAQTLTIDVQDKAEEPDSAKPSESKVATTTPNRRGSRTESMDSLSGMSPTDCTSLMCKNVPSALNRRDTIEKHFARFGKVHKIICRPAKNLTIVYFNDHVSAAKAKKKGKILQGKELLLLWQRKKQSPVEKAGRPGTGKETSEGEGQEDMESKAGSSSPLRRPTLRPPTLSSTVTFSRSSPVKKPSPVKALQFDTEPQKESSTSQSQSSERPVPSSLLPLIGQVAETAEDKYRLLEQRDKILRQGRPKRTDLHLSKVFVGTCPDMCPEKERYMRETRNQLSAFEVIPSTETVDHKAAIKEYSRSSADQEEPLPHELRPLPVLSMTMDYLVTQIMDLGHDNYRDWYDFVWNRTRGIRKDIIQQHLCCPQTVSLIEKCTRFHVHCAHHLCEEHMSTFDPKINNENMTKCLQSLKEMYQDLATRHIFCPREPEFRQYSVLLKLNDGDILREVQQFRDEVRNSAEVKFAVQAFAAVNSNNFVRFFKLVKGASYLASCLLHRYFNQVRAKALKTLNMAHTVGPRSTLFPVNDVVRMLMFRTAAEATDFIQQYGLNVNDGMVELSRIAYQEPELPLSQKKSEVILAKRTVLIGEVVNGGPLPNPPQHTPVCSFDSQNKYRGEGGLIEATPSHFKVIGDRMELKAPPSGELLSQVVPVKAPDVPAAFGAAAAIIDETGEPSTHPAEPQQLFQPVRPPSPPPKPQLVFSDEDIMAELDGVVEEVVDAAVREMAEAGASYASAALKESSVQVEMMVSEVLRQMLQEVSAAEIKLEHERVAEEKRKLEEARRRQEHEAFLTQFSFSLCTEVMHEVLDETIKETAASEIQEALNEKAEQVAKCTEQVCVSLVEETLNADIAVLVENLLEAELQRIHKYIKRWRDVVAVRRQLKRQMRGFPAAPCCVDPRFKLKALAPSAPAQPSIADLARGLVNLGNAGMLALSSTRLYNMKRGAIHQMRVHYYFQQLLDETVWAPLDLPALVTENIPNAPERIFWKAVVLLPSNHESVASLADRILSDWLEVKLGGHKESEGREEQPEGTLQTLTVTNTLQESGQCTHKVHISIKVSRGPLNEDGLSKMEESCELQGTSALIMLLPALPSVEPGQDEQDVPLLSALLQLKQLQQASAWHCPLPLVILVPGPDGGAADTQKLVEALKLHTLVKDGLISEYTFFFIPETTNDLQGSKQISQAMRWLAVRALPPFPLSCKTLVELIESTLSHEFSPRVYSHRLERAAAHLPSQDPAPVVQLYNAVLTHVADKVASQEFCGLSWPPGEFCLPDMRDFVPHLAWNSSQHLAWLREIIRSLQLPEWEQLSATDSWSELCSSIFRYAAKIPVSCRSQPLLMSRLENLLERVKLKSRRTRTPGYAGEDDACVDFSLIPWDDVLVICIDHKLKDWQIPKPPVCQDAVTEDGEILVYFPKYSLKGFQPPKEWTAAMRQTHREKQQEKEGVSAAAYATPTTATLRQRLFHSLVEPIEALSAPLDITHTPTPPELLAHKVLQSLEEEKAESKRSMEQLQCWVDGDPLEQLTTPLFLPSSTLLSMPTTIRHTPTARTREASFTQEPDDPSEKVTRRNTAPESLTWRLKELERQILASQEEELACRLKLSGMLSIVDD; from the exons ATGAATCCACCCAATCCGTTCGGTAGTGTCCAAGTAGGAGCTTTCCAAACCTCGAGTAGCAGCGTGAAGCCCAGCCAGTTATCATCATTTGGGCAGCAGAGCTCCAGCACACAGGCCCCGCAGAGTGTGGGATTTTTCGGGCAGCCGCCCCCTCACGGAAGCAACATCTTTGGACAATCCCCGGCCTTTGGACAGCCATCTGCGCAG GCTTCAGCGTTTGGACAGCCATCAGCCCAGGCTTCAGCGTTTGGACAGCCATCAGCCCAGGCTTCAGCGTTTGGACAGCCATCAGCCCAGGCTTCAGCGTTTGGACAGCCATCTGCCCAGGCTTCAGCGTTTGGACAGCCATCTTCCCAGGCTTCAGCGTTTGGACAGCCATCTTCCCAGGCTTCAGCGTTTGGACAGCCATCTGCCCAGGCTTCAGCGTTTGGACAGCCATCTGCCCAGGCTTCAGCGTTTGGACAGCCATCTGCCCAGGCTTCAGCGTTTGGACAGCCATCTGCCCAGGCTTCAGCGTTTGGACAGCCATCTGCCCAGGCTTCAGCGTTTGGACAGCCATCTGCCCAGGCTTCAGCGTTTGGACAGCCATCTGCCCAGGCTTCCTTGTTTGGGAAGCCGCCATCAGGAGTGAGCAGCACGGGTTTTGGGGGTGGCACAACACCGGCTTTTGGACAGACTGGAGGTCCCGGTCAGAGTTCAATGTTTGGGCAAACACCTGCTTTTGGGCAGGCTTCGGGATTTGGCAAACAGCCACCAGCAATCGGCCAGCAGCCCTCTGGGTTTGGGAGCCCACTGAGACCCGCAGTGAGTCAGCCTCAGCCTCTCGGGTTTGGACAGCCATCATCGTCATCCACCAGTGCCACCACCAACACCAGTCTGCGTGGGCCAGGTCAGAACAGGAGCTTCGCACCATCTGAATTTAGTTTCAGGCCAGCCAATGAGGCACTTTTCAAACCCATCTTTAGTGCCAGTCCTGAGCCCACCAACCCCACAACCACTTCACTGTCCAACTCAGCTTTTGGTGGGTCCCAGACAAcctccagcaccaccaccacATCTGATTTTCCTCTGTTGCCTAAGTCTGAGTCTTTAGACTTCAGCTTCTCTGAACCAGCCTCAGCCCCCTCTATCTCCTCTCAAAGTAACCCACTATCAACTGACAGCAGTAGTGGTCCAGCTACCACTCTTCAGTTCACCTTCTCTCAACCAGCCACACTCACCAGCTCCAGCACTAAGGCTGCCACCACAGAGCCCACCACCCCGTCGTCTTTCAGCTTTACACCCAAAACCCTCCAGCCTCAGGCAGCACAGCTTTTTGCAGGAACAACTTTTGGTCAATCCTCAGCTTttagtgaaaccaaaaccaaagaAGAGGCCAGTACAGATGTCAAAGTCCATACGAGCCAAGGGGACATCAGCATATTTGCACGGCTTGGCAAAGGCACCAAGCGGAAAGACGATCCATCAATCTCTAGCACCGGCCTTGAGAAATCAGCTGTCCCTGAGGAGGATGTTCCACCTGAAGCAGATTCACTGAGACATCCCCCGAAGAGGCCGCTGATGAGGTCGCGTGGCCCGCCAAGAGGATTATTCAGCCGAGCATTGAGCAGTCTTCGTAAGGATGGTGCTAAACCAGTGAGGCGGGAGGCTGCAAacaaacaggagagggaggaggtCCAAACTCAGAGTGGTGACTTCTTTGTAACGCCACCTGCTGCCCAGACACTGACCATAGATGTGCAGGATAAAGCTGAAGAACCAG ATTCAGCAAAACCTTCAGAATCAAAGGTTGCAACCACGACCCCAAATAGACGTGGCTCACGCACTGAGAGCATGGACAGCCTGAGCGGCATGTCTCCCACCGACTGCACCTCACTCATGTGCAAGAACGTCCCTTCAGCACTCAACAGAAGAGACACGATCGAGAAGCACTTTGCTCGGTTTGGGAAAGTTCACAAGATTATCTGCCGGCCCGCCAAGAACCTCACCATAGTGTACTTCAATGACCAT GTATCAGCGgcaaaggcaaagaaaaaaggcaaaatcctgCAAGGAAAAGAGCTTCTCCTCCTGTGGCAGAGAAAGAAGCAGA GTCCAGTGGAGAAAGCGGGTAGACCTGGAACTGGAAAGGAGacgtcagaaggagaaggccaGGAGGACATGGAGTCAAAAGCAGGTTCTTCTTCACCACTCCGGAGACCCACCCTCAGACCTCCCACACTCAGCAGCACGGTGACCTTCAGCCGCAG CTCCCCGGTGAAGAAGCCTTCCCCCGTAAAGGCTCTGCAGTTTGACACTGAACCTCAGAAAGAGAGCAGCACCAGCCAGAGCCAGAGCTCCGAGCGCCCGGTCCCATCCTCTCTCCTCCCCCTCATCGGGCAGGTGGCTGAGACCGCAGAGGACAAATACCGCCTCCTCGAGCAGAGAGACAAGATCCTGCGTCAAG GCCGGCCAAAGCGGACAGACCTCCACCTTTCCAAGGTATTTGTGGGGACGTGTCCTGACATGTGTCCTGAGAAGGAGAGGTACATGAGAGAAACTCGGAACCAGCTCAGCGCATTCGAAGTCATTCCAAGCACGGAGACG GTGGATCACAAAGCCGCCATCAAGGAGTACAGCCGCTCATCAGCCGACCAGGAGGAGCCCCTGCCCCATGAGTTGCGTCCTTTGCCTGTACTCAGCATGACTATGGACTATCTGGTGACGCAGATCATGGATCTGGGCCACGACAACTACCGGGACTGGTACGACTTTGTCTGGAACAGAACCCGCGGCATCCGCAAG GACATCATCCAGCAGCACCTCTGCTGCCCACAAACGGTGTCTCTGATTGAAAAGTGCACCCGCTTCCACGTGCACTGTGCCCACCACCTCTGCGAGGAGCACATGTCAACGTTCGACCCCAAGATAAACAACGAGAACATGACCAAGTGCCTGCAGAGCCTGAAAGAAATGTACCAGGACCTGGCTACGCGTCACATCTTCTGCCCCCGTGAGCCGGAGTTCCGTCAGTACAGCGTTCTGCTGAAGCTCAACGATGGGGACATCCTGCG TGAGGTGCAGCAGTTTCGTGATGAGGTGCGAAACTCCGCCGAGGTGAAGTTTGCGGTGCAGGCATTTGCTGCCGTCAACAGCAACAACTTTGTTCGCTTCTTCAAGCTGGTGAAAGGAGCCTCGTACCTCGCCAGCTGCCTCCTGCACAGATACTTCAACCAG GTCAGAGCTAAGGCGCTGAAGACCCTGAACATGGCTCACACTGTGGGTCCCCGCTCCACTTTGTTTCCTGTTAACGACGTCGTGCGGATGCTGATGTTCCGCACCGCTGCAGAAGCGACTGACTTCATCCAGCAGTACGGCCTCAACGTCAACGATGG catGGTTGAGCTGAGTCGAATAGCCTATCAGGAGCCAGAGCTGCCGCTATCCCAGAAGAAGTCTGAGGTGATTCTCGCTAAGAGAACGGTCTTGATTGGGGAGGTGGTGAACGGAGGGCCCCTCCCGAACCCTCCCCAGCACACCCCCGTCTGCAGCTTTGACTCCCAGAACAAATACAGAGGAGAAGGAGGCTTGATCGAGGCCACGCCATCCCACTTTAAAG TCATTGGTGACAGAATGGAGCTGAAGGCGCCACCCAGTGGCGAGCTGCTGTCTCAGGTCGTACCAGTCAAAGCTCCCGATGTTCCTGCTGCCTTTGGGGCAGCTGCAGCTATTATAGATGAGACGGGAGAGCCCTCGACCCACCCAGCTGAGCCCCAGCAGCTATTCCAGCCTGTCAGACCCCCATCACCTCCACCCAAACCTCAGCTGGTGTTCAGTGATGAG GACATCATGGCTGAGCTGGATGGTGTGGTAGAAGAGGTGGTTGATGCAGCAGTGAGGGAGATGGCTGAGGCCGGCGCCAGCTACGCTTCAGCAGCGCTCAA GGAGAGCAGCGTGCAGGTGGAGATGATGGTGAGCGAGGTCCTGAGGCAGATGCTACAGGAGGTGTCTGCTGCCGAGATCAAGCTGGAGCATGAGCGCGTCGCTGAAGAAAAACGCAAGCTTGAAGAAGCTAG GAGGCGTCAGGAGCACGAGGCTTTCCTAACTCAGTTTAGCTTCTCTCTCTGCACAGAGGTGATGCATGAAGTGCTAGATGAGACCATAAAGGAGACCGCTGCCTCTGAGATCCA GGAGGCATTGAATGAGAAGGCAGAGCAGGTAGCTAAATGCACAGAACAGGTGTGCGTGAGTCTAGTTGAGGAGACTCTGAATGCAGACATCGCTGTGTTGGTTGAAAACctgcttgaagcagagctgCAGCGTATCCACAAGTACATCAAAAG GTGGCGTGACGTGGTGGCTGTTCGCCGGCAGCTGAAGCGACAGATGCGAGGCTTTCCTGCAGCCCCTTGCTGCGTTGACCCTCGCTTCAAACTGAAGGCTCTGGCTCCCAGCGCCCCTGCTCAGCCCTCCATAGCAGATCTGGCTCGTGGTTTGGTCAACCTGGGAAATGCTGGCATGTTGGCACTCTCCAGCACCAG GTTGTACAATATGAAACGAGGAGCAATCCACCAGATGAGAGTTCACTACTACTTTCAGCAGCTGCTTGA CGAGACAGTTTGGGCGCCTCTTGACCTGCCAGCGCTGGTGACGGAAAACATCCCCAACGCACCCGAGCGAATCTTCTGGAAGGCCGTCGTTCTTTTACCCAGCAACCATGAGAGCGTTGCCAGCCTGGCAGACAG GATCCTCTCTGACTGGCTGGAGGTGAAGCTCGGTGGGCATAAGGAGTCAGAGGGCAGGGAGGAGCAGCCAGAGGGCACCCTGCAGACACTGACCGTCACCAACACGCTGCAGGAGAGCGGACAGTGCACTCACAAAGTCCACATTAGCATCAAG GTGTCTCGAGGTCCGCTAAACGAAGACGGCCTGTCCAAAATGGAGGAGAGTTGTGAGCTCCAGGGGACGAGCGCCCTCATCATGCTGCTGCCCGCCCTGCCCTCCGTGGAGCCTGGGCAGGACGAGCAGGACGTCCCGCTGCTGTCCGCCTTGCTTCAGCTCAAACAGTTACAGCAAGCCAGCGCCTGGCACTGCCCACTGCCGCTCGTCATCCTGGTACCGGGGCCAGACGGGGGCGCTGCTGATACACAGAAACTTGTTGAAG CTTTGAAGCTGCACACACTGGTGAAGGATGGCCTGATATCGGAGTATACGTTCTTCTTCATACCTGAGACCACTAATGATCTGCAGGGATCCAAACAG ATAAGCCAGGCCATGCGCTGGCTGGCTGTCCGTGCTCTGCcacctttccctctctcctgTAAGACCCTGGTAGAGCTCATTGAGTCCACCTTAAGTCATGAATTCAGTCCCAGAGTTTACTCCCACCGGTTGGAGCGAGCTGCCGCACATCTTCCATCCCAGGACCCAGCTCCTGTCGTCCAGCTTTACAACGCAGTCCTGACTCACGTCGCTGATAAAGTGGCATCTCAGGAGTTCTGCGGGCTCTCGTGGCCTCCGGGCGAATTCTGTCTGCCTGACATGAGGGATTTTGTGCCTCATCTGGCCTGGAACTCCTCCCAGCACCTGGCCTGGCTGCGGGAAATCATCCGCAGCCTGCAGCTGCCAGAGTGGGAGCAGCTGTCCGCAACAG ACTCGTGGTCTGAGCTGTGCTCCTCCATTTTTCGCTACGCCGCTAAGATCCCGGTCTCATGTCGCAGTCAACCCCTCCTCATGTCTCGACTCGAAAACCTTCTGGAAAGAGTCAAGTTAAAGAGTCGGCGCACCCGAACCCCCGGATACGCTGGAGAAGACGATGCATGTGTGGACTTCAGTTTGATTCCTTGGGATGACGTGCTGGTGATCTGCATTGACCACAAGCTGAAAGACTGGCAGATACCTAAACCACCTGTCTGCCAAG atGCTGTGACAGAGGATGGAGAGATTCTGGTTTACTTCCCCAAATACTCACTGAAGGGCTTCCAGCCGCCCAAGGAGTGGACGGCGGCCATGAGGCAAACTCACAGAGAGAAGCAGCAAGAGAAGGAGGG GGTGAGTGCAGCTGCTTATGCCACACCCACCACGGCGACCCTCAGGCAGAGGTTGTTCCACAGTCTGGTGGAGCCCATCGAGGCTCTGTCAGCCCCGCTGGACATCACCCACACACCTACGCCACCGGAGCTGCTGGCCCACAAAGTCCTGCAGAGCTTAGAGGAGGAGAAGGCTGAAAGCAAGAG GAGCATGGAGCAGCTTCAGTGCTGGGTGGATGGCGACCCTTTGGAGCAACTGACCACCCCGCTCTTCCTCCCATCCTCCACACTTCTGTCCATGCCCACGACCATAAGGCACACCCCCACAGCCAGGACTCGAGAGGCATCTTTCACACAG GAGCCTGATGATCCTTCGGAAAAAGTGACCCGGCGTAATACTGCTCCTGAATCTTTGACGTGGCGACTGAAGGAGCTTGAACGCCAGATCTTGGCAAGCCAAGAGGAAGAACTGGCCTGCAGGCTAAAGCTGAGCGGCATGCTGAGCATCGTCGATGACTGA